A section of the Sardina pilchardus unplaced genomic scaffold, fSarPil1.1 HAP1_SCAFFOLD_96, whole genome shotgun sequence genome encodes:
- the LOC134073795 gene encoding uncharacterized protein LOC134073795, protein MSDGKDVPKELKTDILDKLAEAMYSFKTHPTSAECGLVAKSLIDRYPCLMERGSSCGWYGWRYRLVFKMGNFRQKLRIAGSLELSVNSKQPASGLKRKRQKPRKSEVNFLPDFPNGKTSNTLEEERCALEDEMKKRTFDGRKVDVLMESTFSLRRKEVIGDEPLVKDVKSRWSALFSERQIATEFRRIVSVDLKKTFFDRLDEFVPRFLRLYRARDNPGEELQVLLQSLDEDISNQQKRAVVLLGLPYFLKEEPSKFYKTCDPTDDEAEMLKGMNIGILVVTEENSANLLPKEIIDVALVLEEEIVLHELNDVPNAFALLIGLLYALNIDYPKDLKYTFEVIQKVILNIGGDACSPKVHGLRNRLLCKTP, encoded by the exons ATGTCGGATGGGAAGGATGTGCCGAAAGAGTTAAAAACAGACATCCTAGACAAACTAGCAGAGGCCATGTATTCCTTTAAAACACATCCAACAAGTGCAGAGTGCGGCCTGGTGGCAAAATCACTCATTGATAGATATCCATGCCTAATGGAAAGGGGCTCTTCCTGTGGGTGGTATGGGTGGAGGTACAGGCTGGTGTTTAAAATGGGCAATTTTAGACAGAAGCTCCGGATTGCTGGGTCATTGGAGCTGTCTGTGAACAGCAAGCAGCCAGCCTCAGGGTTGAAAAGAAAAAGGCAAAAGCCAAGAAAGTCCGAGGTCAATTTCCTGCCCGATTTTCCTAATGGAAAGACCTCAAACACTCTTGAAGAGGAGCGATGTGCTTTGGAGGATGAGATGAAGAAAAGGACTTTCGATGGAAGGAAAGTGGATGTCCTCATGGAGAGCACCTTTTCTCTCAGAAGGAAAGAGGTCATCGGAGATGAGCCCCTAGTGAAGGATGTAAAAAGCAGGTGGTCTGCTTTATTTTCAGAGCGACAG ATTGCGACAGAATTCAGACGGATTGTGTCCGTAGACCTCAAGAAGACCTTTTTTGATCGACTTGATGAATTTGTGCCAAGGTTCCTGAGGTTATACAGGGCAAGAGACAATCCTGGCGAAGAACTACAGGTCCTTCTCCAGTCTCTGGATGAAGAT ATTTCGAACCAGCAGAAGAGAGCAGTTGTCCTTCTTGGCCTGCCTTACTTCCTTAAAGAGGAGCCCTCAAAGTTTTACAAGACCTGTGAT CCGACTGATGATGAAGCTGAGATGCTCAAAGGGATGAACATCGGGATCCTGGTGGTCACAGAGGAGAATTCTGCGAACCTTCTCCCAAAGGAGATCATTGACGTTGCGCTGGTGTTGGAAGAGGAAATAGTTCTTCATGAACTGAACGATGTCCCCAACGCCTTTGCTCTTCTAATTGGTCTGCTGTACGCCCTTAACATAGACTATCCAAAGGACCTGAAGTATACCTTCGAGGTAATCCAAAAGGTGATCTTGAACATAGGAGGAGACGCGTGCTCACCAAAAGTACATGGACTCCGGAACAGACTCCTGTGTAAGACACCCTAA